CTTCTAAGAAATTACAAGGAACATTTAAACTTGAGCTTTGAGCTATAAAAATCTgtcttgtttttttatctttttatcaCCCAAGGCCATAATAGAGAAGCAGCGCCCTGATACCTCAAATACCAATGTGTTTCATAAGAAACTGTGAGACTATTTGAAATGGACGCTATGTTAACATATCAAAATCccagtatttaaataaaataaaatgaagatttaaaaaaactaataaaCATTCGTTTAACCAATGAGAAGTATTTGAGATTCTGTGACTCATGCTTGATAACACACGTAGTATGTAAAGTGTACATACTGGTAACTCgaaggtacatattaggacctttttaaaaggtatcGTCCTCGTGATAACTttgtaacttttattttttagagtgtacataaAGTTATAGCTACCTGCAGTGCAGTAGTTCAATTTAATGCTTCAGATGTCAATCAACGGATGTTTGCAGGTGTTGCATTGTGTTATTTATAGGGAGAAGGTATGCATGTGGGTCAGTAACAGAAAATGGATGTAATGAGGATGTAatccatttaaaaaatgcatgttatGAGTTGTAGCCTAATAGTTAGATATTCTGGTTTGTAACCAGAGAGTTGTCGAGAAGTTCGAGTCTCACCGCAGGTTGCGACTGAGGTGCCCTTGCTATAGCAATATAATCTATAATCTATATAATCTTGAATTAAGCTTGAAAGTGTAAAACAAATTAACCATAAAACTAACATTTAAGAACTACAATGTAagaacaataatttaaaaaaagtatcaaTTACAGACAACCTATAgcttgcatttattaaaactaaaattattaGCTTATTAAAAGGATTTagctttgttttttatttcttatgGGCATTCATAACAGTTGCACCCTTTGACTTTCTGGTTGCATCACCTGACCAatgaaatttacatttaacagaTTTCTACTTGGATGTTGGTATAAACGTTTGCATGTGATATCAAAtccatatgttttaaatacaattaaaatgtgtttgattAAAGTACACCTaattcattgctaaaaaacaatgttaatttgTGTaattggtataatacaatgtgtacACGTGgtttatgatttaaaaacacaaaattgttgaacaaaatgaaaaaaaaaacattcatgaaATTTGTTTATAGGAAAAGTTTCCAAAGTATGCCTTATTTCGAATTGTAATAATATAAACACAATTTTAACTATTAAGTCTTGAACTACTAATTTGTAAGGACAGCTGCCTGCACTTTTACAAGTTTGAGATACCGAAacaaaaattaagaatttattattaaaaaaatgtatttcaaaaaatgtatttaacctCCCAATGTGGCATTTACACCAGATgcagaagaggcggcaagcgcgagtgatttacatgttgagtcaatgcaaagacgcaaacaGGCATCCTGCTGGGCGATACGCGCAAATGGCTCACGCGTTTCCCACTgtaacgctcaattcgcgcgaaaTGCGCCATCCGAGAAAAATTCTGTATTGCCGTGGGAAACGctagttgaaaaatctgaactttgcgTATATTTGCGCCAcgctaaccaatcaggagcttgccctatagtagtgacgtgattacagggagcgagcggagtcgcagaagcccctcccatgatgcgaatttccgtgtgaatgtctcaattGACTAGAATTTTAATGCGTGGCTTTCACATGCAAATGAActgaaaatgttcaagcgtccaactacgtgcaaatagcgcgtttttgccttCTCTAACGCGGCTgatgtgaatgcacagtaagaCTCGAGCTTtggttttgtctttttttttcagatttcttccagctattttgggctaaggaagaaccaataaatataataaccaaatatttttctttgaacatgaagcagtgaaacggtacattcacatggggcgtAAATGCTTCTCATTTGCTTTTGGTGTTGCCAATctgaattgtggatctgtcAACGTCGCGTCACTGCcattgctcgcggcagaagttgaacatttctcaacttttcaagcaccAATGCGtacatcagccaatcagatcgccttaagcaaataacctagtgcgaGCCATCCAATTACGCTTATGCAAGACCAGAGCATGTGTtacggccactgtgattggttgttggccacgcttcagactagtcatgggccggtataagattctggcagaatgataacctttagcaaaaatatcATGGTTTCACagtgttgcggtattgccattgcaacactaaaatgtgttattttcaaaaatgaagcctttaaattataatatgctttcaaaaatatatataatattttcgtaatgtatattaaatgttaacatCAAATTAATTACatgatttaaaggaacagtatgtaagaaatttatattaattaatcacAAAATGgctctgatatgtcactagacattaagaaataattttcattttaaatacttatatcactgacaacagtggtccggccaggatattgtcatttaaaaagtggagttgcagccctcaactgatgtttatgttgtcatgttgtgtattggccaccagttgtgtgattgcagtaccagtttttgccacaagttttgtgattgcaataccagttttggccacaatcctacatactgttcctttaatgatttaatgaattttgaataaacacagctcatacctcggagacggtatcacagaacattttagtggttttgaaaccttgactttTTAAAACCTTAGTATACCTTAAAaccggtaaccggcccatgTCTACTTTAGAAAAGGCTTCCGTCAAGCGGTAACGCTTTTCGCGTTTCGTGTTTTTTGTactgtaattgtccacgtttgtgtacaacagatACAAAGATTAAGGTATTatagtgcaaacaacaaaaaatgcgATGTCTacgtatgtggacacaccaggtcttaggaggttaaacaaAATAGGTTTTATAGAATAAAGTGACACATGAATTAAGTTatttttatactacataatgcCACCTGACACAAAAATATGCACGTCATGTTAACGACAACTGTGTTAACACAGGTCTGTACAAAATATACCTTAAAGTTCCTGTGCAACCTGTAAGACAACTTGTGTGCGTGACATTTAACATATCCTTATAAAACTTAAGTCCCAATACCTCGAAAGTTCAGTCTTTATCTGATCTACCTTATCTGGTTTTGATCTTAATAACTCAGTCATTGGGTTTACAGCAGGAACACTTTCAACGAAACATAGTTCAGTAGTTtcttttttggttttggctgcaaaaatcagattaatctttaattgtgttttttttttgtgtgttcctAAGCACAAAGAAATTATTTCCTCTTATATAAAAGCAAATGTTTTGCATTTTCAAAATTAGACAGATACAATTTTTTGTTCAAGCtttattgtttaattaaagcgtttgtaagaaaaatatacaaacatgtTTGTCATTCAAGAAATAAGTgttatgaaatataaaaacaaaatataaaatttacactttatacataaaaaaatactacaCAAAGATATGTGCTTTGCTACCAAACAATGCAGACTTCTTcatataaatgtacataaatTTACTCAAAACACAGAGGTACGACTTTTTGGTTTGCTTAAAACTTCTACGATTAGTCGTTTTACattgtaaatgtatatatacTCAACAATACaaagcattaaaaacaaaatatgtacAGTAAATGCTGCTAAAGAAAGCAAACAAACAATTCTTTGACAACTTTTGTCATACtcatattaatttaaaataagtttatacCACTCAAATTCAGTCTGCCACATCCAATTTAGTGACTTGACTGTAAGTTGAGAGCTAGTGCTTTAATGCTACAGTTGTCAGAAATGAGTAAAAATACAGCCGAAAGCTTTTCGATCCTCAACATTTCTCAGTTCATCTTCGCAAACATTGTGTGATGCAACACAATTGGCTGATTTGGCAAGATCAAGACATCGAGCTGGTTAATAATGGTACAACAGTCTTAAAATGTCTGCCCCCTTTCCAGTCTATAGGGAAGGTTTGCCAGAAGGAGTTTCAGGTGGTCTGTTGTTACCTGTAGAAGAGGTGGGGAGGAAGAGTCCTTCGCCGTCATGGGTGATGTCACCACTTTCTCCGATTTTATTCCAGACTTCATGGTCAAGGAGAGTGGAGTGTCTTCGCTGTATTTCGGAGATATGGGGGTCATTTGGTCTTGGTTCTTCATTATAGGAGCTTGTGGTTTAGGGTGATAATGCCTTGAGATTGTATCCCTGTCAAATGAGAACCTGCTTGTTTGCAGGTTGTTTAGTTGAAAAGGACTGAAGATGCTCTGTGACTTTAATTCTTCTGGGTTGCCAAATGATCTGTGCTTGTCTTGCTGGCTTGCATCCTTGAACTTTCTCAAAGGGCTCCTTAAGCTCAGATCTTCTGGTTCTTTACTCTTGCTGGAGCTCTCAGATGTTTCCAACTGTGATCTCACATGCAACTTGGGCTCGGGTGGTGTGTGAGCTTTTGGTGGATCTTGAGATGTTGGTTTGGGTCCAGATAAGGCTGGGCTTGAGACCAATCCTCTCTTGATTAATTCCTGTAGAAGAAATAGAGGAATCTGGATCTCCATATTGCCATTTGAATCCGGGGCTTGATGTCCAAGAGGATTCATTCTGTTTGGGAGAGCATGTGGAGTAGAAACTTCTTCCTTCTGCCAGTCACGATGTTGGTTTTGCTCTCGCTTCATGGCTAATGCTTCAGGGTAGTTTGGTCTGCGGTTGAACAGGTGAACTGAAGGTGGGCTAGGTCTGCGTGGCACTGGATGGGCACTGGAGGTAAGATCAATCACGTCCGCCGGCGCTGGGGTCGGTTCGGGTCTGGAAGTTGCCTCCGTGGTTTCGGATTCATCCGCACTTTGCTGTGGGGTCAAACCGCTTGGAGAGTAAAGTGGTGAAGCTTCGTTGAGAAACTTGGGTTTTTTAGAAGAAGGTGGGCCGAATGATGATGGAGTGTCATTCGAAGCTTCGACTACGTTGTCTTTACAACTGAGGTTCAAAGGCTCTTCCAGACCAGCTGATGACTTGTACTTATTGGCCAGGTAACGTAGCATGTCTAGTGAGTGTTTGCAGCTCTGGACCTCTTCTGAGGGTTCGGCAAAATATGGGGCAGGGGTTCGGGGAGGTTGGGGTTCTTGTAAGTTGATGCTCAGGTTGGGCTCATGGTAAGTGATGTAATTTGGTAGCGATGTGTTGCCGCGTGGAAAGTATGAAGCGATGTTCAATGGCAAGCTGAACATCGGTCTCTGAGGGTCCACAAACATGTTGGGAGAGGTCTTTAGAGGAAACAcacagcaaaaataaacagagtCATTATTAACGTTAATGATGTATAATCATAAATACATGACATAAATATGTACTCTTAATATTTCTATTTCTGTTATGcaacaaatattaaaatgtaattgtatttaaataaataaataaattagtatttaaataaattgtaataaataaattatataatttatatataatttatttatattatatttatttatttatatttatatataatttatttattacaatttatttaaatactaatttatttatttattaaaatgtatatatatatatatatatatatatatatatatatatatatatatatatatatataatatttttatttatttacatttatttaaatacaatatatatattggAGAATGAATGGATAAAAAAGGGCAAATAATATTTAGTATTGTTGtattgtccaattttggtgtgTTCTTTTAAAAACGTAATTTTTTTGGATtcttattttttcaaattggatACATTAACTAATATATACAAAAACTATAATTTTGTTGTTTCTGCAAGTGCATCCAGAATTTTGGGTGCTTtactaattaaaatatttaatataatttttattatacagcaaaatatattttactttgtacaaaaaccacaatattaaaaatataataaataattaccatttttcaaaataattgcattatttAATGAAATTATGACACATATTTAAATTCATTGTGAGTAAATATATTTCACATACCGGGGAAAATGCCGGAATGTGTCGAAAATCCATCCGCTTCCCATTCCTGGGGTATTCGTGTTCAAATTCACCATAAGTGCCGGGGTGAAAGCGTTTTTGTGTCCGTGGGGTCCTGAAGATGATTTTGTCCCCGTATCCAGCTTGATGACACTCATAAGGAAGGAGAAGCCTGATTGGACAAAAAGATTTGtgactaaaatgcattaaataacTCGATCGACTCAAAAAATCCCACAATGATCATTCTGAAGGTGATTATAACTAGATTTTTTGTATTAGTCACATTCCTGGTATTAGTTCCTACTTACTTCTCATAATGTCTGCGAGTGCATGTGGCTGCGCTGGTGCTGCGTGGATTTCCTCCAAGTATATTGTAAACCTTCTTCCACAATTGCTGCGCAGTAACCTGGAAATcacacaaaatgtgtttgtctttacaacgtgaatgtaaaaaaacaattagCTTGACATAATTTGAACAGTATAGTAAATTAATCCTGATGTCAATCAAAGCcttttgttttaaacacaaacacaatgaaGATAGGAAATTGATGATAAAGGaagttaaaattataaataaacattgtgTAGGTATTACTTCAATGCATTACAAATCCTTAAACCCAAATGCTCTCTGATGATGAGATCATTTACATTCATTCATCATTACGCATCTGAAAAGCTTTGTTTACAAGTATGAATAGGTGGAAATAATTTTCACTATGGTTCGAAAACCGAAATATCTCTTTACCTGTTGATAGCCTCCCAGCTCTTTGACTGTCTTGTACATTAGGAACATATCAACtgaaatcgaaaaaaaaaacattagagAGTCATTCTTTATAATGAATTTCTCTGCTGTATATTTCTATACATCATCTTTACTCACTTTGCTTGAAGCCCAGGTGAGGTATTCTCTCGATTGGAGTGTCTCTTTGTTTCATAAAGAGGTAGAGATCTTTTAGGAAGCTCTCCTCTGTCATCTCTTCCACTTGTACTGAGGTCTTCTCCTCTGGTCTGTCCTGCTCCATCACGCTGACCTAAAAAAACAAAAGCATGTTCCCATTTTATTCATCACACATTGCCTAGTAGTAAAATTCTGCCATCAGACTTAAATTGTGTtgtgatatatgttaaaatgaTGTGTGCATTTCAAAACAGAAATTTCCTGTAATTTTAGATAATTTcctgtaatttttaaaatgccatGTAATagtgtatattattattattattattattttaaatacaatatatgaaacttttttaaatataaaaaataattattaaacagtCACAATCTCAGTTTTGAGACTCGAACCTGCGACCTTGGGTTACAAGAATTACTCCCTAAGCAAGCCACGACTACCCCTACTGTATGTCTTTTTTCTGTGTCATTAGATTTAGTATATATTTTTGATTCATTTACATATCActcttattaaaaaaaatctttattatcGTTTAAGCTTTACAGTTTAACAGTATTATCTTAAAATCTCAGTTAACTTTTTAACTTACAGTAGGTGGACGGTTTCCATTAAGTTGATGCTTAGAGATGGGAAACATATGTAATAAAATATGTCTATCtattatataacaagcaaacagGCTTCTGAAAATGTTTGTGTATGCAGTTctactttattaaaatacactctaaaacatttctgtagaaattacagtattactgtgtatttctggcaactagctgccagtaacttactgtagattttacatttatgttttttgctGGAAActatttgtttaaagttaaatgaacatgaaacattttcagtctttatcttctacagtaagttactggcaaccagctgcataattacagcatgttttttacagtgtactataaaaaaattaaaagttgccacactctaaaaaatgtgctgtaattttgcagctggttgccagtaacttactgtagaagatcaagtcaaaaaatgtttcatgttcatttaactttgaacaaaatgttgccagtaaataacataaatgtaaaatctacagtaagttactggcaggtagttgccagtaataccaagtaatactgtaattcctaaagacattttttacagtgcagtaatgttttttatatatctACGCATACAATTTCTTACCGcaagtttattttcttttaaaggcTTGACCTTAACACAGAGATTCGCAGAGTTAAAGTGTTTTGGATCTCAACCAGGACAACAAATTCACGTcagttattgtttttttttttcgtttgaGATAGAGATTGATATCTGATGAAAGACCAATAAAGCTTGACAGGCTAAACGCATCAGAGCTTTTTTTCGGTTTTGCTTGAGACAATAGATCCAATGTACTCATTTTATCGTAACATCAAACATTCCTCAAGCCGAAGAACTGCACGCTCATCTCAATTGGACAGATGAATATCTTAATCACGATAGATCACaaaacgcatgacgtcacagtTTCAAGCACTAAATGTACCATAACATGTTACAGAAAGAAATAATTAATCTAAACATCTTTAAACTGACGGATGTAAAACGGTGATTAACTGCACACAGGTTACAAAGTGGTAGTGTCGAATCTCTTTTTTTGTTAGCCGGCCCTGACACctcacttttcttttttttacaattcttAATTCTGCATAATACTAAAAATATTTACAGATACTctcaaaataaaatgtgcatgAATGTTCAAAAGTTGTCACTAGGGCGgcaccttttcaaaaagtacacttgtgtgcctaaaaggtgcatattggtacctttaGGGTAAACGCTGGgaccttaaaggtacatacaGGTACCTGAAAGTGTACAAActaggtaccgtcccagtgacaaaaaGGAACGACTTTTGTAAAATTATAGTTTCTCCTTTACTTCATACGTTGCTTTAGGATGTGTCAAAAAACATGCATCAATCAATCAAGTTTTTTTATAATGCATTAGTCTTCCCATATTTCAACTTGAAAGCTCTGCCAGAAATCTCAACATCAGTGATGAATTTCGGAAAATATTTTTAGGCCTGTAAATGTTGTATATGACCAAATATACGATACAAAATGCAGTAACCAATGACACAAATCTCAATTCTATGCAATAAGATAGGCTATCACTTGACTTAAACTAGACTGAAAGTTTCTTCATCTCATTAATAACTCGCCATTTCCgctgctattttttcacatacattataaatatttactcattttttgtaattttaaagaACCTTGACTCCAACTCCAAAACAACGGCTCTTCAAGTTTCAACGGCAAAATCAAGTTTGACATCCTTTTTTATCTGACCTGTGTCTATTGAGGTTTATCCCAGTGGAGGTTATCCAGACAGCTTTTTAATGCCGATGTAAGTTATCCAGAGTAAGTTTAAGGAACTGTTAAGCCTTGAGCAAGTTTGACACTTAAGTTCCGAGTGACACCTTGGAGATGTCCACACGTCAATTCTGCACAACTGAATGAATTCATGGCCATTTAGCACTGCAATGTTTATTCAACCGTCTTCCTGTATGGAATTAAGTTGAACTGGTTCTTCTTGTTCTGAAGTCAGACGACAAAGGCCTTTTAGCATATCACTGATAATTACTTGTATAATTACTTAGCGATTTAGTAATCAAGGATGTACTTCTTGAGaacttttcattcattttttttttaattgacgtGCTCGCCTTTTTCTCTGTATTATGATAGATTACTTTTCCCACCCTGAAATTACGTAAATCTAAATAGCGCTGCATTCCAATGTGATGTGCTGTGATATTAATAAAATGAACGTAGTCACACTCATCATGCACCTATTGATAAACATATCGTcttatttatactttttacaCAAGATCTGGCAAGTagactgtactgtatataaaagaAACATACAAAACTAGCAGATTTTTCGCATTGCTTTTTTGTAGCCCAGCAGACATGCAATTctcatttagttattttttttctaattaaaaTGTGATCGACTTTCCTTCATAAAATGCCTTTGTAGAAATAAAGAAAGACTGTTGTACTGTACATTAAGTGTATAATACTTAATGTgctggtttcctggacaggtattagcttaagccagaccttagtttaataaaaaatatagttttaacaaacatgccttactaaaaacatcacttgtgtgcattttgaggcaaaaccaAGGGCACTCTTTATTTAATGATACGTTTTTATTAGTTTGCAtagtttttacatttattttagtttaggactagtctaatccctgtctgggaaaccacccctaaaatgTATATGAATTAGGAGAGATTATTGAAGGAAGTATAATTTAGTATTATAGTATAAGTATTTCCATAATAAGATTTTGGTGTGTTGGCGAATCTGTGCCCAGTTTATGACACCACTGAGATTTCCTGAAACTTTAATAGAGATGTGAGATTTCTCATCAgaacccaggtgaaaaaagtgcactaataaactttatttaagcACACTTACTATTTTCAATACTTCATATACAAAATTAGTCTTTAGTACTTAAATTTAAGAACATGTACACTGAAAATAAACACCGGTTCCACATAATTAAAtaacgttttcttaaaaaatttttttttttaaaaacatgtttgatCTACGTAATTCAATTAGTTCAACACAATTgattcaagttttttttaaaatgttaatgtagtTTTGTTTTAAGAAAACTTATTTCATATGTAGAACCAGTgtccaaaagttttttttttttgtatgtttaagtGTACGAAAAAGACAACATGTATTTCAATACACTAAAAATCTGTTTAAGTGTTACTGGTATTTAGTATACTTCTTTAAGTGCACTGAGGTAGGCTACTACTGACATAGGACTATACTATATATtagagctgggcatagatttATTTAGAATAAtttcattcaaaataaaagtacttttttgcataatatatgcaAAATATTGTGCtgttgtaattattatgtatttataaatacacacacattcatgtataagaaacatttacatgtgcatatatgtttatttatatttttatatattccatattatatataatttaaaaaattatatataaataaaacatttcttaaatgtgtgtgtgtgtgtgtgtgtgtgtgtgtgtgtgtgtgtgtgtgtgtgtgtgtgtgtgtgtgtgtgtgtgtcaactCATATGTTTTTACAAAAGTACTTTTAGTTTGTATGatattaatctagattaatctatgcccagtaTTGAATTTATACagagaaatcagaacatttaagtaaacaagttgagtcataataaataaagtgaaataaagTCAATAACTTAGAAATCcctttactgttaaaaatgctgatgtgtcaaatacttatgtTCACTGctgtactatatatatatagcacttttaattagaaaaaaataacaaaatacttgcTGCactccaaaaaaataaaattaaaaaaatgctgggttattttcaacacaTTATTGGGTAAAACCAACCTTTGAGGGAtcaaattaacccagaaaatgtttatatttgatccAACAATGGATTagaacaacccagcattttggttTAACCCAGCAGGTAAAATTACAACCCAAACCAAAAGGTTTGTCCTTTTTTACCAAATAACCCAGcgttttttaaagtgtagttttggaacattcaagtttattttttacctGAAGACTTTTAAATCAGAAGTCCCCCTTTTAAACTTCATTAATGTTTAAGCACTCAAGAACAAAATTCATGCTCTTAAATTTCATATAGTTGTCTAGAGATTTAATGAATGGTTTGATgcaatagtatttttttttttgtgggggGTAAACTATAACTTTACATTATGTTAATAAGGCAGATATGACTAACACAATTTACAAATGGACGATATACAGTAAATTACAGCTTATTATGCATTTTTTCATGGGTCATGTGTTCATACTCTGTTCTCTGGATTGAGGAACAACACCTTAAACAACACCTGCCCGCCTATCCTCCTCCCTTACAGTAACCTGAAAACAAATGATGTCACTTTACAAATAGAAACAAACACGACTTTAATAGAAAATCCAACATCACACCACATTTAGCACTTGGCAGCTCTCGACATTTCAAGACACACTATTTGAACCATAAATCACCGTTGACAGGTCGGTGAGACCCGAAGTGCGACAGTGTTGACACGTCTGGCTGTGTTTGCATACGTgacaagtattttaacataagTGTCGACTCCAAACTGTCAACCCCACGTTAAGTGTCTGTTTTTTGCTGTGGGGTTGTCCACACCCACCCAACCATATCCAACCGTATATGTTAGTTCAGAGCAATAACAGACACATATTCTTGTCTGGAAAAACCTGTTTTATATCTTATTGAAACACATCAGGACAGAAGAGTATTTGAATAATTCACATTAAAACATAAAGAAATGccattgcattttaaaatataaacccaagTGAGATGCATTTTACAGTACAATCACACAAGCACAAGTTACATGCAAAACATTTGGTATTAGTTTTTcaaacaataaatatattagaaatattagaaataaagatacaaaagctgacactgggacagtaccctttaaaaaaggtcttaatatgtGCATGGTACAAAAAAAGGAATAGATttggtacctttgaggtacGAATATGATGTACTTTTTGAATAGGGTCCCGCCCCAGGGatagcttttgtacctttatttctgaaagtGTATTTGGAGACTATAATGTGATCATTTTCACCTGGTTATTTTGCATAAACAATAACATCAtaaatcttaaaattatactaaaacacatctttaaaaaattagCTGGTAAAGAGACATATTAGTTAAAGAAATGTGAAGGTCACATTTTTGTGTCACAATTCGTCATGAATGTTTGAGTTTGGCCTAAGTGTCCAAATACTTGTTTGGTTATTCAAACAGACGATTTATTGTGCttaattgttgttgttattacgGAATAAACAAGTCTTTAGATGTGAGTTTAGATGTGAGACGAAAGAAAACGCAATAAATTCCCCTTGAGACTTGTTTTGAGGAAACTGTTTTGAGTAGATCCTGTTCATCCTGATGATCAGCTATAGATAATAGAAGATGAAATGATAAACAGTAAAGCCTTCTTATTTCCTTGCAGTAATTCCTTGCagtatcattttttttcaaaccattcCACATTTTTGACATCCGTGCAGAAATTTCTGCTCTCATCTGTCAGCAGATCTGATTCTTTACTTGCTTTTGCACACGCTTGCTTTAGTAAACCACACATATTCTGTATGCAAAATCAAATAGTGATGTAGAGAAAGTTTGAAGTagatctaaaaaaaattaagtagaaagaaaaaaatgaaacattatgatgtcatttacGATTCGCCTATTTTAATTAACTCACTTAAGGGGTACGGTCATAAAATGAGAA
This sequence is a window from Misgurnus anguillicaudatus chromosome 9, ASM2758022v2, whole genome shotgun sequence. Protein-coding genes within it:
- the arid6 gene encoding AT-rich interaction domain 6 produces the protein MEQDRPEEKTSVQVEEMTEESFLKDLYLFMKQRDTPIERIPHLGFKQIDMFLMYKTVKELGGYQQVTAQQLWKKVYNILGGNPRSTSAATCTRRHYEKLLLPYECHQAGYGDKIIFRTPRTQKRFHPGTYGEFEHEYPRNGKRMDFRHIPAFSPTSPNMFVDPQRPMFSLPLNIASYFPRGNTSLPNYITYHEPNLSINLQEPQPPRTPAPYFAEPSEEVQSCKHSLDMLRYLANKYKSSAGLEEPLNLSCKDNVVEASNDTPSSFGPPSSKKPKFLNEASPLYSPSGLTPQQSADESETTEATSRPEPTPAPADVIDLTSSAHPVPRRPSPPSVHLFNRRPNYPEALAMKREQNQHRDWQKEEVSTPHALPNRMNPLGHQAPDSNGNMEIQIPLFLLQELIKRGLVSSPALSGPKPTSQDPPKAHTPPEPKLHVRSQLETSESSSKSKEPEDLSLRSPLRKFKDASQQDKHRSFGNPEELKSQSIFSPFQLNNLQTSRFSFDRDTISRHYHPKPQAPIMKNQDQMTPISPKYSEDTPLSLTMKSGIKSEKVVTSPMTAKDSSSPPLLQVTTDHLKLLLANLPYRLERGQTF